A window of the Mucilaginibacter sp. cycad4 genome harbors these coding sequences:
- a CDS encoding triple tyrosine motif-containing protein — translation MRKPLLVFIYLLCISVWQAFAVDIKSIGVPYVQNYTKALYQFGNQNWSVTRDEHEIMYFGNAEGLLTFDGKYWQQYHMPNGLIVRSVSADGKGKVYAGGYGEFGYWHNDGRGILKYTSLINLVPKSFLPVTEEIWKIYCDNDRVLFQSFGAIYIYSAGKIEVVKTHEPYLFLFKSGSHFFVEQLTKGIFELKGSKLQYIEGSNILGASGVLSILPFQHNKYLIGTAKSGLFIYDGKTVKPWANQANDFLTTYQLNNGAAIANKYFAYGTILNGIVIIDTAGRVVQHINKASGMQNNTVLSLYTDAGQNLWAGLDNGIDRIEVNSPLYFYFDKTGKFGTVYSSIIFDKKIYLGTNQGLFYSDWLPDNYNSPFQTFDFKLIPGSQGQVWDLSLQDNRLLCGHNDGTYQVNGASMKKISDVTGGWTIKKMAPDVLMQGTYTGLVIYRKDAGGNWQYSHKLTGFSEPSRYVERDAKGQIWVSHAYKGIYKLTLSADQRSVVSHIYYDKKHGLPGSYNINVFDLDNRIVFSSDSGFYVYDDITDRFYKYQQLNSKLGTFATSSKIIKAIGKKYWFINQGRVGLADMSVPGKLTIDTNRFSILNGQMVQHYETINRINNSTYLISVDDGFVILNDADAQLPNRVKIPDVLIRRIENVTDKVTLISEAGEESNNIEVPYAENNIRISYSLPYYTQAKIRFQYYLEGYSHQWSEWTPLSQKEFTNLNQGTYNFKVRAKINDQYQSAVSTITFTVLPPWYAGKIAMVFYVLLAVLLFYLIRYYYGLKLKKHQQQIHQKLQKEKEEFLKQEAIANEQHIINIKNEQLQADLASKSRELANSAMNIVYKNELLQKISDELTHLKGGDGKKLADEQLRRIQKVIDEGMSDDRDWNIFENSFNEAHENFFKKLKAGHPDLVPNDLKLCAYLRMNMSSKEMASLLNISLRGVEIRRYRLRKKLNLEHDKNLTEFLIEL, via the coding sequence ATGCGTAAACCCCTGTTAGTTTTTATTTACCTGCTTTGTATTTCGGTTTGGCAAGCATTTGCGGTTGATATCAAGAGCATAGGGGTACCATATGTGCAAAATTATACCAAAGCGCTTTACCAGTTTGGCAATCAAAACTGGTCGGTAACGCGCGATGAGCATGAGATCATGTACTTTGGCAATGCCGAAGGCCTGCTGACCTTTGATGGCAAGTACTGGCAGCAGTACCACATGCCTAATGGCTTAATTGTACGTTCGGTTAGTGCGGATGGCAAGGGAAAGGTTTATGCAGGGGGCTATGGCGAGTTTGGTTACTGGCACAATGATGGCAGGGGTATTTTAAAATATACCTCGCTTATTAACCTGGTACCTAAAAGTTTTTTGCCGGTAACAGAAGAAATCTGGAAGATATACTGCGATAACGACAGGGTGCTTTTTCAATCATTCGGTGCTATTTATATTTATTCGGCCGGTAAAATTGAGGTGGTAAAAACGCATGAGCCGTATTTGTTTCTTTTTAAAAGCGGTAGCCATTTTTTTGTAGAGCAGTTAACTAAAGGCATTTTTGAGCTTAAGGGTTCAAAGTTGCAATATATTGAAGGGAGCAACATTTTAGGTGCAAGCGGTGTGTTATCTATTTTGCCTTTTCAGCACAATAAATATCTCATCGGCACGGCAAAGAGCGGCTTGTTTATCTATGACGGAAAAACAGTAAAGCCATGGGCCAACCAGGCTAACGATTTTTTAACAACCTATCAGCTAAATAATGGCGCAGCTATAGCAAATAAATATTTTGCCTATGGCACTATCCTAAATGGCATAGTGATCATTGACACCGCGGGGCGCGTGGTTCAGCATATCAATAAAGCAAGTGGTATGCAAAACAATACCGTGTTAAGCCTTTATACGGATGCGGGGCAAAACTTGTGGGCAGGGCTTGATAATGGGATCGACAGGATAGAGGTTAATTCGCCTTTGTATTTTTATTTCGACAAAACAGGCAAGTTTGGTACGGTTTATTCCAGTATCATTTTTGATAAAAAGATCTATCTCGGTACCAATCAGGGTTTATTTTACAGCGATTGGCTGCCTGATAACTATAACAGCCCATTTCAAACATTTGATTTTAAGCTGATCCCCGGCTCGCAGGGGCAGGTGTGGGATTTGTCGTTACAGGACAACAGGTTGCTTTGCGGCCATAATGATGGAACATACCAGGTAAACGGAGCTTCAATGAAAAAAATCTCCGACGTAACAGGTGGCTGGACTATCAAGAAAATGGCTCCCGATGTGCTGATGCAGGGTACCTATACAGGTTTGGTTATTTACCGGAAAGATGCCGGAGGCAATTGGCAGTATAGCCACAAACTGACAGGGTTTAGTGAGCCCTCCCGTTACGTGGAGCGTGATGCCAAAGGTCAGATTTGGGTGAGCCATGCTTATAAAGGGATCTATAAACTCACTTTAAGTGCCGATCAGCGCTCTGTAGTATCGCACATTTATTACGACAAAAAGCATGGATTGCCCGGAAGCTACAACATCAATGTATTTGACCTGGATAATCGCATCGTTTTCTCTTCCGATTCAGGTTTTTATGTTTATGATGATATTACAGACAGGTTTTATAAATATCAGCAGCTTAACAGCAAGCTGGGTACATTTGCAACCTCAAGCAAAATCATAAAGGCAATAGGGAAAAAATACTGGTTCATTAACCAGGGCAGGGTTGGTTTGGCCGACATGTCTGTTCCCGGTAAGCTAACTATTGATACCAACAGGTTTTCTATTCTGAACGGCCAAATGGTACAACACTATGAAACCATCAACCGTATTAACAATTCAACTTATTTAATAAGCGTTGATGATGGCTTTGTGATCTTGAACGATGCGGATGCCCAACTGCCCAATAGGGTCAAAATACCCGATGTTTTGATCAGGAGGATAGAGAATGTTACTGATAAGGTTACGCTGATAAGCGAAGCAGGAGAGGAAAGCAACAACATTGAAGTTCCTTATGCAGAGAATAACATTCGCATAAGTTATTCGCTGCCTTACTATACGCAGGCAAAGATCAGGTTTCAATATTACCTGGAAGGATACTCGCATCAATGGAGCGAGTGGACGCCTTTAAGCCAAAAAGAGTTTACCAACCTTAACCAGGGCACCTATAATTTCAAGGTACGCGCAAAAATCAATGATCAGTACCAATCTGCTGTTTCAACAATAACTTTTACAGTGTTGCCGCCCTGGTATGCCGGCAAAATAGCAATGGTGTTTTATGTGTTGCTGGCTGTATTGCTGTTTTATTTGATAAGGTATTATTACGGCCTTAAATTAAAAAAACATCAGCAGCAAATTCACCAAAAGCTACAAAAAGAAAAAGAGGAATTTCTGAAACAGGAGGCCATAGCCAACGAGCAGCATATCATCAACATAAAAAATGAACAGCTGCAGGCCGACCTGGCCAGCAAAAGCCGTGAGCTTGCCAACTCGGCCATGAACATAGTTTATAAAAATGAGTTGCTGCAAAAGATAAGCGACGAACTAACCCACCTGAAAGGAGGCGATGGTAAGAAACTTGCAGATGAGCAATTGCGGCGCATCCAGAAAGTGATTGATGAAGGCATGAGTGATGACCGCGACTGGAACATTTTTGAAAACAGTTTCAACGAAGCACACGAAAATTTCTTTAAAAAATTGAAAGCCGGCCACCCGGATCTGGTACCAAATGATCTTAAATTATGCGCTTACCTGCGTATGAACATGAGCAGTAAAGAGATGGCTTCACTACTTAATATTTCATTACGGGGTGTGGAAATCCGGCGGTACAGGCTCCGCAAAAAGCTCAACCTGGAGCATGATAAAAACCTTACCGAGTTTCTCATCGAGCTTTAA